The window GGGCCTCCGGGGGACGCGCTTCACTCGCCGCAGCCAGGCTTCACTCGCCCGGCCTGGCGAGTGAGGCACAGCCCCAGCGAGTGAAGCGCGGCCGGGCTAAGGCGGGGGCCGCTTGGCAGGGGTCCGGCGGAGCGGTAGTCTGGACACACTGTCCGAGCAGTGTGACCGAGAAACTCTCCGGGCAGTGCCGCCGCACGTCGCCCACCACCGGAGGACCCGCATGTCGCAGGGGATCGTGGCGTACGCCGCGTACCTGCCCGCCCACCGGCTCGCGCTGGCCGATGTGGCCGCGACCCTGGGGGCCGGGCGGGGCAAGGGCACCCGGGTGGTGGCCTCCTACGACGAGGACTCGACGACGCTCGCGGTCGAGGCTGCGCGGGCGGCGCTGGCGGGCCGGCGGCCCGCCTCGATCTGGTTCGCGACGACGTCCCCGGCCTACGCCGAGAAGACCAACGCCTCCGCGATCCACGCGGCGCTCGGGCTCGGGAGCGACGGGTTCGCGGTCGACGTCGCGGGGTCGGCCCGGTCGGCGCAGGGCGCGCTCCGGGCGGCGGCGGCTCAGCCCGGTGGCCTGGCCGTCCTCTCCGATGTCCGCGTCGGCACCCCCGGCTCCGCGGACGAGCTCCAGAACGCCGACGGGGCGGCCGCGTTCCTGTTCGGCCCGGAGGACGAGGCGCTCCTGGTCCCGGTCGCCACGGCCTCCGTGACTGGCGAGTTCCTCGACCGCTGGCGCGCCCCCGGCGACCACTCGGCCTCGAGCTGGGAGGAGCGCTTTGGTCAGGAGATGTACACGCCCCTGATCGAGGCCGCCACGACGCAGGCCCTGGCCGCGGCGGGGCTGAGCGCCACCGACCACGTCGTCGTCTCCTGCCCGCACACCCGGACCGCGACGGCCGCCCGCGCCGCGCACGGCGGTGCGGACGTCGGCGCCGACCTGACGCTTGGTCAGGCCGGGGCGGCCGACCTCGGGCTCCGGCTCGCCGACGTCCTCGACCGCGCCGAGCCCGGTCAGACGGTGCTGACGATCTCCGCGGTCGACGGCGCCGACGCGACCGTCTGGCGGGTCGCCGACCGCATCGCCGGCCACCGGGCGAGCAGCCCGCTCCGCGAACAGCTCGCCGGCGGCCGGGAGGTCGGCTACGGCACCTACCTGACCTGGCGCGGTCTGCTCGAGCGCGAGGGCCCGCGCCGCCCCGATCCCGAGCGCCCGGCCGGACCGCCGAGCGCGCGCGGGCTCGACTGGAAGTTCGGCTTCGTCGGCAGCCGCTGCGACAAGTGCGGCTTCCTGCACCTGCCCCCGTCGCGGGTCTGCGTCTCCTGCCGGGTCGCCGACCAGATGACGCCGACCCCGCTCGCGGACGCGACCGGCACCGTCGTCACCTTCACCGTCGACCGGCTCGCGTACTCGATGTCGCCGCCGGTGATCGACGCCGTCGTCGACTTCGACGGCGGTGGCCGCACCCTGCTCGAGCTGGCGGACGCCAAACCTGAGGACATCACCGTCGGCTCCCGGGTGGGCCTGACCTTCCGGAAGCTCTACACCTCCGGTGGCGTGCACAACTACTTCTGGAAGGCCCGCATCCTCAAGGAGGCTCGCGATGGGGAGTAAGGGCATCCGCGACCAGGTCGCGATCGTCGGCATGGGCTGCACGACGTTCGGCGAGCACTGGGACCGCAGCGTCGACGACATGCTTCTCGACGCGACCACCGAGTGCTACGCCTCGACCAACGGACTCACGTCCGCGGACGTCGACGCCTACTGGCTCGGCACGATGGCGTCGGGCCTGTCCGGCATGATCCTGGCCAAGCCGCTGGCGCTGGAGTACAAGCCGGTCACCCGCGTCGAGAACTTCTGCGCCACGGGATCCGAGGCCTTCCGCAACGCCTGCTACGCCGTGGCCTCCGGGGCCTACGACGTCGCGATGGCGGTTGGCGTCGAGAAGCTCAAGGACTCCGGTTACTCCGGACTGGTCCGGCCCGCCGTCGCGAACGACGGCACCAGCCCCGACCTCACGCTCACCGCACCGGCGGCCTTCTCGCTGCTCGACCCCGCGTACTGCCGGAAGTACGGCGTCGATCCGCAGGCCTTCCGGGACGCGATGACCCACGTCGCGTGGAAGAACCATCAGAACGGCGCGAAGAACCCGCGGGCGCAGTTCCGCAAGCCGGTGGCGAAGGAGAAGATCTCCGGCTCGCCGTTGGTGGCCGGTCGGCTCGGGGTCTTCGACTGCTCCGGCGTCTCCGACGGCGCGGCGGCCGCGTTGATCGTCCGCGCCGAGGACGCCCACCGCTACACCGACCGTCCGATGTACGTGAAGGGTCTGTCGATGGTGGCCGGGCCGGGCAGCGGAGCCGCCGACCCGGGCTACGACTACACCTCGTTCCCCGAGGTCGTGGTCAGCGCCGAGGACGCCTACCGGCAGGCCGGCATCAGTGGCACCGACCTCGACCTCGCCGAGGTGCACGACTGCTTCACCCCGACCGAGATCGTGCTGATGGAGGACCTCGGGTTCTCCCCGCGCGGCAGCGCCTGGAAGGACGTCCTCAACGGGGACTTCGACCTCGGCGGCCGCATCTCGGTCAACCCCGACGGCGGGCTGAAGTCCTTCGGCCACCCGGTCGGCGCGTCCGGTCTCCGGATGCTGTTCGAGTGCTGGTTGCAGTTCCGCGGGGAGGCGGGCGAGCGCCAGCTCGACGACCCGAAGCTCGGTCTCACGCACAACCTGGGCGGCCGCCCGGGCAGCTGCGTCTCGTTCGTGTCCATCGTCGGCAAGGAGCTGTCATGACCACCACGGGCAGTAAGTACGACGAGCTGATCCGGCCCGACCGGATCCACGGCTCGCTGTACACCGACCCCGAGATCTTCGCCGACGAGATGGCCAAGATCTTCTACTCGACGTGGGTGTACGTCGGGCACGAGTCCGAGATCGCCGAGATCAACGACTACGTCGTCAAGCCGTTCGGTCCGCAGACGGTGATCATGAGCCGCGCGAAGGACGGCTCGATCCACCTGCTCCAGAACCGCTGCGCGCACCGCGCGAACCTCGTCTGCGAGGCGCCGAAGGGCAACGCCACCGGCTTCCGCTGCCAGTACCACGGCTGGACGTACGCCAACAACGGCGACCTGCTCGGCTTCCCCTACAAGAAGGGGTACGAGGGCATCGTCGACAAGTCGAAGCTCGGCCTTGGCCGCGTCCCGCGCGTCGAGTCCTACCAGGGCTTCGTCTTCGGCTGCTTCAACCCGGACGCCCCGTCACTGCTGGAGCACCTCGGGGACGCGGCGAAGGAGATCGACCGCCTCGTCCGCCTCTCGCCGAACGGCAAGATCCAACTGACCGCCGGCTGGCTGAAGCACAAGGTCAAGGCCAACTGGAAGATGCTGCTGGAGAACGAGACCGACGGGTACCACCCGCAGTTCGTGCACTCCTCGGTCTTCGTCTCCGCCGAGAGCGGCATCGGCGCGCTGTACTCCGACACCGCGGAGGCCGTCAGCCGTGACCTCGGCAACGGGCACACCGAGAACGACCTGCGCCCCGAGTTCCGGCGGCTCGGCAACGTCATGGGCTGGTTCGGCACCACCCCGGACAAGGTCCCCAACTACATCGCGAAGATGCGCGAGGTTCACGGGGACAAGACCGACGAGATCCTCATCGAGGGCTCGCCGCACCTCATGGTCTTCCCCAACCTGTTCATCGCCGAGATCCAGATCTTCGTCATCCAACCGATGGCGGTCGACGAGACCGTGCAGCACGTGACGGCCATTCAGCTCGACGGCGGCGAGGAGATGAACCGCCGTCTGCTTCAGCAGACGATCGGCTCGGTCGGCCCGGCCGGCTTCCTGCTCGCCGACGACTCCGAGATGTACGAGCGCAACCAGCGCGGCGTCCGGGCCCGCGACCCCGAGTGGCTGGTCGTCAACCGCGGCGCCAACCGCGAGCGGGTCGACGAGAACGGCAAGCTCATCGGCTACAACACCGACGAGGTGCCGATCCGCGCGATCTGGCGCCACTACAAGTCCCTGATGGAGAAGTGATGACGGCGGTGTCCGAACGGCTGGCCGATCGTTCGACCGGCCCGGGCGTCATTCCGCTCACCGAGGCGGAGCAGTTCGTCTACCGGGAGGCCCGGCTCTCCGACGCCCACGACTACGACGGGTGGGAGGCGCTGTGGACCGACGACGCCATCTACTGGGTGCCCGCCGGCGGTGAGTCCGCCGAGGACCCCACCACCCAGGTCTCCGTGCTGTTCGACAACCGGTCCCGGATCGGCACCCGCGTCCGTCAGTTGAAGTCGGGCAAGCGGCACTCGCAGATCCCGAAGTCGAACGTCGTCCACTCGATCAGCAACGTCGAGATCCTCGGCCGGCACGAGAACGGCGACACCGAGGTCGCCGCCGCTCTGCTCGCGGTCGAGTGCCGCGAGCGCGGCACCGTGCTCTGGGCCGGCCGTGTCGAGTACCGCCTGCGTCGGGTGGGCGACGAGATCAAACTGTCCTGGAAGAAGGTCACGCTCGTCGACCGGGACATGCCCCTGTACACGCTCTCGTTCCTGATCTGATCGGGTCGATCTCATGGAGGAACCGGAGCTCGAGCCGCTGGGCGTCGTCGAGAACGAGTTCGCGGCCGTCCATCTCTCGATCGACCGCCGCGGCAACGGGCCGCGGCTGCGCATCGAGGACCTGACCACCGAGCACGTCGGCTATCTCGACGCCCTCACCCTCGAAGCCCTCGCCTGGGCCGACGACGACCGCATCCGCGCCCTCCTCGATCCGTCCAACGACCGCTGGCGCGATCGCAGTCAGTAGCCGGTCGCGGCGGCCCAGTCGCGGTGGAGGGCCTGGGTCAGGGCCTCGCACCGCCCGAGGAGATAGGTCTCGTTCGCCCCGGTGGCGATCAGGCGCTGGACGCCGGCGGCCATGCGGTAGTCCTGGGAGCCGATGATCTCGTAGAAGAAGTCGAGGGCGGTCTCGAGAATGATGCGCTGGTCCTCGGTCTCGATCGGGTCGTAGGAGTACAGCGACTGCACGGTGACCGAGTGGTCGATGCCGTCGGGGAAGACCTGGAACAGCTCGGCGTGGTCGCCGAAGAACAGCAGGATCGTGTTTGGGAAGATCAGGTAGACGAACCCGATGCCGCCGTCGTCGAAGCCGGTCCAGGTCTCGGTCGGACCCTCGGTGGAGTCGGTCAGGCAGCGCATCGCGACGGCCTGCCGGTGGTGCCGGCCGAAGCTGTCCGCCAGTAGCAGCCCGTTGGCGGCGAACATGTTGATCGTGTTCTGGTGCAGGTTCGGGATGTGGTAGCCCTCGGTGAAGGTGTCCACCGCCAGCTTCCAGTTCGCCGCGATGCGGTGCACGCGACGGTCGAAGTAGTGCAGGTCGCCGAGGTTCCACCGGTGGAGCTCGGCGTCGAACGGACCGAGGTGGGTGTCGAGGTCGAACGGCTCGCCCTGCGAGGTCGGCAGCACCCACAGGACGCCGGCGCGCTCGGCGACCGACACGGCCGACAGGCCGCGCGCCTCCCGGCACAACCCGGGGAACGTCTCCGCCTGCGGGACGCCGACGAGTTCGCCGGCGCGGTTGTAGGTCCACGAGTGGTACGGGCAGGTGAAGCTCCGGTTGGATCCGCTCGCCTCCTCGACGACCGGGGCGCCGCGATGACGGCAGGCGTTCCGCAACCCGCGGACCACCCCGTCGTCGCCGCGCACCAGCAGCAGGGACGTCCCGGGCGGCTCGAACAACTTCCAGTCGCCCGGTTCCGGCAGCTCGCCGGAGAGCCCGGCCAGCAGCGGGAGGCCGGCGAACAGGCGCTGCTGCTCCCGGGCGAAGCGTTCCGGGTCGGTGTAGACGGCGACCGGCACTTCTGTCATCTCGTCGCCGATCGCCATCGAGGGATTGGCCATCAGGTCGAGCAGCTGTGTGGTGACGTCGATCTCGAGGGCGCGGTCCATGAGCGACAGCCTAAGTAAGAGTGACTCGCAATAACAAGAGTCACTCGTAATCTTGCGATGGCCTACAGTCGACGACGTGCCCGGACGGACGAAGGTCGAACTGCGCCGCTCCCGGGTCCGGCGGGATCTCGCGCACCGCGCCGTGACGCTCATGACCGAGCAGGGGTTCGACGCGACGACCGTTGCCGAGATCGCCCAGGCCGCCGACTATCACCCGAGCAGCTTCTTCCGGTACTTCGCGACCAAGGAGGAGGCCGTCTTCCTCGGCGTTCCCGAGGCGACCGAGGGGTTCCGGGCCGCGTGCGCCGTGGTGAAGCGTGGGGACGACGCCTGGCCGGTCGTCCGCGACGCCGTGATCGCGGCGGTCGAGAGCTTCACCGAAGCCGATCCGGACTTCTTCGCCGCTCAGTTCGCGCTCTGGCTCACCGACCCGGCGCTGCAGGGTCCCATGGCGACCAACCTCCTGAAGTGGGAGGAGATCATCGCGGCCACCTTCGCGACGGCGACCGGGCGCAAGCGAGCCGACCTGTACTGCCACGTCGTCGGCGGCGCGATCGTCAGCTCGCTGCGGGCCTGTGTCTACGCGCACGGTCAGGAGCGCGACAGTTTCACCGACCGCGTCGCGCGAGCGATCACACTCCTCGAACAGGGCCTGCGCCGCCCCGGCGGACGTTAGGCCGGTGCCGGGACCTTCGCGGTCGCGGAGAACACGATGTCCTCGGTGACGTCGGCGCGGCGGGAGGCGAGGAGGTCGCCCAGGTAGTTCTGGGTGACGACCCACGGCCCGACGGTGCCGGACTTCGGGAACTGGTCGATGCCCCGCTGGACGTAACCCGACGTCAGATCCAGGAACGGCCGGCGCTCCATGCCCGGCGGCGGGGTCGGGAGCGCGGTGCGAAACCCGTGAGCCTCCATGTGGTCGAGGAGGCGGATCAGGTACCGGGCCGACAGGTCGGCGCGCAGCGTCCAGGAGTTGTTGGAGTAGCCGAAGCAGAACCCGAAGTTCGGGACGCCCGACAGCATCCAGGCGCGGTAGGCGACGGTGTCGGAGATGTCGACCCGTCGGCCGTCGACGTCGAGGGTCAGGCCACCGAGCGGCTTGAGGGTGAGGCCGGTCGCGGAGACGATGACGTCCGCCTCCAGGAACTGGCCCGACTTCAGGCGGATGCCGGCCTGCTCGAACCGCTCGATGTGGTCGGTGACCACGTCGACGGAGCCGTCGCGGATCGCCTTGAACAGGTCGCCGTTCGGCACCAGGCACAGCCGCTGGTCCCACGGCTCGTACGGCGGTGTGAAGTGCTCGTCGACGTACGCCGGGTCCTTGAGGAAGTGCAGCGCGGTCTTGCGGCAGATGTTCTTGAACGTCTGCGGGCGCCGCCGGCTGAGCGCGTACATCGTCTGCAGCGTCAGGACGTTCTTCGCCCGCACGATCCGGTGCGCGGCCGACGCCGGCAGCACCTTCTGCAGGCCGACGGCGACCTTGTCGACCTCGGGGAGCGAGAGCACCCACGTCGGCGTGCGCTGAAGCATCGTCACGTGAGCGGCCGTCGGGGCCATTGACGGCACGAGCGTGATCGCCGTGGCGCCGCTGCCGATGACGACGACGCGCTTGCCCGCGTAGTCGAGGTCCTTCGGCCAGAACTGCGGGTACACGAGCGTCCCGGCGAACTCCTCCTGGCCGGGGAAGTGTGGCGTGTGGCCCTTGTCGTAGTCGTAGTAGCCCGCGCACACGTAGAGGAAGCTCGCGGTGATCTCGACGGGCTGTCCGTCGCTCTCGGCGCGCACGGTCCACCGCGCGGTCTCCGAGGACCACGACGCCCCGAGCGCCTTGGTGCGGAAGCGGATGTGCTGCTCGACGCCGGCGTCCCGGGCCATGTCGCGGATGTACGTGCGGAGCGAGTCGCCGGAGGTGATGGACTCGCGCCCGCGCCAGGGCCGGAACGAGTAGCCCATGGTGAAGGCGTCCGTGTCGGAGCGGATGCCGGGGTACTGGAACAGGTCCCAGGTCCCGCCGATCGCGTCCCGGGCCTCGAGGATCTCGTACGTGCTGCCCGGCCGTTCGCGCTGCAGGCGCGTCGCGGTCCCGATGCCGGACAGGCCCGCGCCGATGATGAGGACGTCCACGGAATCGCTCATGAGACCACCATAACCCCGTTTCTTACTCCGAGTAAGTACCAATGTCCGATCAGGCCGGGAACGGCCGGCAGGGCATCCGCTTCACGATGTGGAAGAAGTTGCTGGGCGTCATCTCCGGCTCCCCGGCGACGATGTCCGGGCACCGCGTCAGCAGCTCGGAGAACAGGGCCCGGACCTGGAACCGGGCGAGCTGGTTGCCCAGGCAGTGGTGGATCCCGCCGCCGCCGAACCCGACGTGCGGGTTCGGGTGCCGGGACAGGTCCAGCTCGTGCGGGCGCTCGATCGCCAGCTCGTCGCGGTTGGCGGAGGAGTAGAACAGCACGACCTTGTCGCCCTGCGTGATCTGGACGCCGTCGAGCTCGCAGTCGCGGGCGGCGGTGCGGCGGAACGTCGCGATCGGGGTCGCCCAGCGCACGATCTCCTCGACCGCGGTGCCCATCCGGTTCGGCAGGTCCTCGAGCAGCCACGCGCGCTGCTCGGGGAAGTCCGTCAGCGCCTTGAGCCCGTGCGCGATCGACTGTCGGGTCGTGTCGTTGCCGGCGATCGTCAGCAGGACGAAGAACGACCCGATCTCGTGGTTGGTCAGTCGCTCACCGTCGACCTCGGCGAGGACGAGCGAGGAGAACAGGTCCGGTCCCGGGTTCACCCGGCGCTGCTCGATGAGGTCCTCGGCGAGGTCGTGCATGTACACGACGGCGTCGAAGAGCATCTCGATCGTCTCGTCCTGAGTCTCCGCGTACTCCGGATCGCCCCAGGAGGTCGCCTTCATCATCCACTCGGCGGCTTCCTGCCGCTGGCCGTCCGGGATGCCCATCATGTCGTTGATGTTGTGCATCGGCAGGAGCGAGGCGCACTCGGCGACGAAGTCCACCCACCCGTCCGGTGACTCCTTCGCCTTCTGGATCAGGTTGTCGACGACCCGCGCCGCGTTCGCGTGGATCTGATCCTCGATCCGGCGCATCTGCTTGGGGGTGAAGGCCGACGCGAGCAACCGGCGTAGGCCGGTGTGCCGCGGCGGGTCCATCGCGATGATCGACTGCGCGGCGTCGATGACCTGGACCGGCAGATTCTCCATCAGGATCGACGGCGCGGAGCGGAAGTCCTCCGGCCGGCGGGTGACCTCGATCAGGTGACGGTGGGTCGTGATCGCCCAGTACCCGTAGTCGTCCGGAACCTCGATCAGCTGCGCCTCGAACGGCGGCTGCCAGGTGATCGGCCGCTCCCGGCGCAGCACCGCGAATGTCTTCTCCCGCTCGGCCGCGGTCGCCCACCAGAAGGCCTCCGCCGACAGGTTGATCTCGTCGTAGGGCCGGTCGGGATTGCCGCTCGCGTTCGACAGTTCCTCGTTGTCGAACCAGATGTCGGTGGTCATCGGCCGTCACCTTCCGCAGCGCTGCAGTTCGGGTGGTACGACGCTAGGAACTGACGACACCCGGTGCCCATGGTCCGCCGCACCAGAGGTCGCCCGGTCCGCCGTGGCCGGGGCACAACAGCTGTTGACGGGGCGTCACGTCGACGGCCGTAGCACGGCCGGTCCGAGCACCCGGCAGGCGCGCAGCGCCAGCTCGATGTCCGCGCGGTCCGAGCGGAAGGGCCGCCCGCGCAGCGCCTCGGCCTTCGCGATCCGGTACTGCACGGAGTTCTTGTGCAGGTTCAGCGTCCGGGCCGCGGCGGTGTGGCTGGACCCGAGGTTGAGGAACACGCGAACGGTCTCGCGCAGGCGTTCGGTGTCCTCGTCGTCGACGGCGAGCGCGCCGAGGGTGTCGGCCACCCAGACCCGGGTGGCCGCCAGATCGGCGCACAGCAGCGCGATCGCCCCGACGTCGGAGAACGAGGTGACCCGGGCTGCGGCGGGACCGGCCGCGAGCGCAACACTCCGGGCCTGGTCGGCCTGCCGGTGGCTGGCGCGGAAACCGTCCACCCCGAACTCGGGGCGGCCGAGCGCGACCCGCGGGGCAGGTTCCCCCAGGGCCCCCGCTCGTCCGCCCAGCACCCGTACGAGGTCGTCGAGGTCCTCCAACTCGTCCGGCACGCTGATCCAGACCGAAGCGCTGGCCTCGTCGGTCGGCAGGAAAAGATGCTGCCCCTGGTGGACGGCCGCGGCCGCCGCCGTCAGCTGCTCGAGTCGGCGCAGCTGCTCGCCGGGTTCGGCGGACGGCGCCTCGAACCAGAGCAGGGCGGCCAGATGCGTCTGCCCGAGCCGGTACCCGAGCGCGGTCTCGGTGGCGGCGAGGTCCACCGGTTCGCCGTCCAGGAGCGCAGCGATCCGCGCGGTCCGCACGAACGAGCGGTGCTGCGTCCACGTGGCGCGTTCCTCCTCGTACGCGACGACGAGGAGCTCGGAGACCGAGTCGACGTAGGCGGTGGAGACGCGCAGCAGGTGCACCCCCGCGGCCGCGGTCTCGGCCGGGCTGCAGTCGGGATCGGCGGCCAGTTCGGACAGGGCGGCCTCGATGAAGGCCGCGTGGCCCAGGCGGTAGGCGCGCAGCAGGGCGGACACCGGGATGCCCCGCTGGGCGAGTCGGCGCGCGTAGGCGAGCGCGGCCGGCGGCGCACCGAGCAGGCGGGGGTCCACGCCCTGCTCCAGCACGTACAGGCCGGCGGCCACGCTCTCGTCGGTGGACGCAGCCAGCAGGCTGCGCATCGGGTCGTCGTGCTGCAGCGGCGCGATCTCGGCGGCGAACAGCGCGACCAGGTCCGCGGTCAGTGCCGCACGGGAGGCCGCGAGACGTCGGACCGCCGCGGCGATCTGCGCGGCCGCGGTCAGGTCAGCGCCGCCGGACACGCCCCCACACAACCACGTCCCGCGACCCAGGTCACCGGCGTCCGCTCGAATTCCCGATCTCACACTCCGCAGTCGCCGGCGCGCGATTCGGTGTCCGATTTCGTCACGATTGTGCAACCGAACGGTCGGGCCGGCCCCGGGCGTCCGCGGGGCTGGTCCGGTGAGCCCAAAGGGGGCGACGGAGATTGTGCCCGTGTGACAGTGACCCCAATCACGTCGATTCGTACCTTTGACCACACGTCTTTGGTCCCGCAGCACAACAAGTCCCCGGAGTTGAACGTGCCCTCCTCCCGCTCGCTCTCATCGGTCCGACTGGTCGCGCTCCTCGCGGCCGGTGCCCTGGTCACTGCCTGTGGTGCCTCCCAGGAGGTCAAGGAGTCCGTCGCCGCGCAGCGGGCGGCCGGTCCGGCCGCCGGTGCCGCGGGGCCGGACCTCGGTGGCGGCGCGGCGGCCCCGGCGGCCGGCGCCGACGTTCCGGGAGCGGTCGTCCCCGGCGCGGGCGCGGCGCCGGCGGCCCAGGGCGCCGGCCCCGCCACCGCCCCCGACGCGGCCGCCGCCGGCGACAAGAACAAGTCGGCGACGACCAACGACACCGGCGCCACGGCCACCAAGCCGGCCGGCGGCACCGTCGCCTGTGGCGCGGCCGCGCCGGCCGGCGGCAACGGCGGCGCCACGGACACCGGGGTCACCGAGACGACCATCAAGATCGGCGCCACGTTCTTCAACGGCGGCTTCCTGGACAAGTACAGCCAGGTCTCGCAGAACGCGGCCACCGCCTACTTCAACTACATCAACAGCCAGGGCGGCATCTGCGGGCGCAAGATCGTCTACTCGCCGTGCGACACCGGCGGGACCGCCGACGGCACGACCGGCTGCCTGTCCAAGCTGGCCGCCCAGGACAAGGTCTTCATGATGGGCCCGTCCCTGGACTTCAACCTGGACATCGTCCAGAAGACCCTGGCCGACAACAAGCTGCCGTGGGTCGGCTCCTCCGGTCTGTACGACCAGGAGTTCACCAGCCCGTGGATGTACCCGACGCAGATCCCCGGCGGTTCGGTCGGCGCCCTCATCACCACCCACGCGGTGAAGACGCTGGGCGTCAAGCGCATCGGCGTCTCGCAGCTCCGTAACGGCGCCGGTCCGTCCTGCACGGGCAAGGTCAAGTCCACCGCCGAGGCCCTCGGGGCCCAGATGGTGTCGGTCGCGCTCAACGCCGACGTCGAGACCAGCCTCGACAGCCAGGTCGCGGCGCTGAAGAACGCGAACGTCGACTCCGTCCTGTTCTGCAACGACCCGGTGAACACGATCAAGTTCATCCAGGCCGCGCAGCGCACCGGCTGGAAGCCGATCTTCTTCGGCGGGTTCGTCGCCGCGGACGACGTGCCGCTGGCCGCCGGCGCGTACGGCAAGGGCATGTACGGCCTGACGATGTACGACTTCTACAAGTCGGACTCGCCCGGGCTGCGCGAGTAC of the Sporichthya polymorpha DSM 43042 genome contains:
- a CDS encoding OB-fold domain-containing protein → MSQGIVAYAAYLPAHRLALADVAATLGAGRGKGTRVVASYDEDSTTLAVEAARAALAGRRPASIWFATTSPAYAEKTNASAIHAALGLGSDGFAVDVAGSARSAQGALRAAAAQPGGLAVLSDVRVGTPGSADELQNADGAAAFLFGPEDEALLVPVATASVTGEFLDRWRAPGDHSASSWEERFGQEMYTPLIEAATTQALAAAGLSATDHVVVSCPHTRTATAARAAHGGADVGADLTLGQAGAADLGLRLADVLDRAEPGQTVLTISAVDGADATVWRVADRIAGHRASSPLREQLAGGREVGYGTYLTWRGLLEREGPRRPDPERPAGPPSARGLDWKFGFVGSRCDKCGFLHLPPSRVCVSCRVADQMTPTPLADATGTVVTFTVDRLAYSMSPPVIDAVVDFDGGGRTLLELADAKPEDITVGSRVGLTFRKLYTSGGVHNYFWKARILKEARDGE
- a CDS encoding acetyl-CoA acetyltransferase → MGSKGIRDQVAIVGMGCTTFGEHWDRSVDDMLLDATTECYASTNGLTSADVDAYWLGTMASGLSGMILAKPLALEYKPVTRVENFCATGSEAFRNACYAVASGAYDVAMAVGVEKLKDSGYSGLVRPAVANDGTSPDLTLTAPAAFSLLDPAYCRKYGVDPQAFRDAMTHVAWKNHQNGAKNPRAQFRKPVAKEKISGSPLVAGRLGVFDCSGVSDGAAAALIVRAEDAHRYTDRPMYVKGLSMVAGPGSGAADPGYDYTSFPEVVVSAEDAYRQAGISGTDLDLAEVHDCFTPTEIVLMEDLGFSPRGSAWKDVLNGDFDLGGRISVNPDGGLKSFGHPVGASGLRMLFECWLQFRGEAGERQLDDPKLGLTHNLGGRPGSCVSFVSIVGKELS
- a CDS encoding aromatic ring-hydroxylating oxygenase subunit alpha; translated protein: MTTTGSKYDELIRPDRIHGSLYTDPEIFADEMAKIFYSTWVYVGHESEIAEINDYVVKPFGPQTVIMSRAKDGSIHLLQNRCAHRANLVCEAPKGNATGFRCQYHGWTYANNGDLLGFPYKKGYEGIVDKSKLGLGRVPRVESYQGFVFGCFNPDAPSLLEHLGDAAKEIDRLVRLSPNGKIQLTAGWLKHKVKANWKMLLENETDGYHPQFVHSSVFVSAESGIGALYSDTAEAVSRDLGNGHTENDLRPEFRRLGNVMGWFGTTPDKVPNYIAKMREVHGDKTDEILIEGSPHLMVFPNLFIAEIQIFVIQPMAVDETVQHVTAIQLDGGEEMNRRLLQQTIGSVGPAGFLLADDSEMYERNQRGVRARDPEWLVVNRGANRERVDENGKLIGYNTDEVPIRAIWRHYKSLMEK
- a CDS encoding aromatic-ring-hydroxylating dioxygenase subunit beta is translated as MTAVSERLADRSTGPGVIPLTEAEQFVYREARLSDAHDYDGWEALWTDDAIYWVPAGGESAEDPTTQVSVLFDNRSRIGTRVRQLKSGKRHSQIPKSNVVHSISNVEILGRHENGDTEVAAALLAVECRERGTVLWAGRVEYRLRRVGDEIKLSWKKVTLVDRDMPLYTLSFLI
- a CDS encoding aromatic ring-hydroxylating oxygenase subunit alpha: MDRALEIDVTTQLLDLMANPSMAIGDEMTEVPVAVYTDPERFAREQQRLFAGLPLLAGLSGELPEPGDWKLFEPPGTSLLLVRGDDGVVRGLRNACRHRGAPVVEEASGSNRSFTCPYHSWTYNRAGELVGVPQAETFPGLCREARGLSAVSVAERAGVLWVLPTSQGEPFDLDTHLGPFDAELHRWNLGDLHYFDRRVHRIAANWKLAVDTFTEGYHIPNLHQNTINMFAANGLLLADSFGRHHRQAVAMRCLTDSTEGPTETWTGFDDGGIGFVYLIFPNTILLFFGDHAELFQVFPDGIDHSVTVQSLYSYDPIETEDQRIILETALDFFYEIIGSQDYRMAAGVQRLIATGANETYLLGRCEALTQALHRDWAAATGY
- a CDS encoding TetR family transcriptional regulator translates to MPGRTKVELRRSRVRRDLAHRAVTLMTEQGFDATTVAEIAQAADYHPSSFFRYFATKEEAVFLGVPEATEGFRAACAVVKRGDDAWPVVRDAVIAAVESFTEADPDFFAAQFALWLTDPALQGPMATNLLKWEEIIAATFATATGRKRADLYCHVVGGAIVSSLRACVYAHGQERDSFTDRVARAITLLEQGLRRPGGR
- a CDS encoding flavin-containing monooxygenase yields the protein MSDSVDVLIIGAGLSGIGTATRLQRERPGSTYEILEARDAIGGTWDLFQYPGIRSDTDAFTMGYSFRPWRGRESITSGDSLRTYIRDMARDAGVEQHIRFRTKALGASWSSETARWTVRAESDGQPVEITASFLYVCAGYYDYDKGHTPHFPGQEEFAGTLVYPQFWPKDLDYAGKRVVVIGSGATAITLVPSMAPTAAHVTMLQRTPTWVLSLPEVDKVAVGLQKVLPASAAHRIVRAKNVLTLQTMYALSRRRPQTFKNICRKTALHFLKDPAYVDEHFTPPYEPWDQRLCLVPNGDLFKAIRDGSVDVVTDHIERFEQAGIRLKSGQFLEADVIVSATGLTLKPLGGLTLDVDGRRVDISDTVAYRAWMLSGVPNFGFCFGYSNNSWTLRADLSARYLIRLLDHMEAHGFRTALPTPPPGMERRPFLDLTSGYVQRGIDQFPKSGTVGPWVVTQNYLGDLLASRRADVTEDIVFSATAKVPAPA
- a CDS encoding cytochrome P450, producing MTTDIWFDNEELSNASGNPDRPYDEINLSAEAFWWATAAEREKTFAVLRRERPITWQPPFEAQLIEVPDDYGYWAITTHRHLIEVTRRPEDFRSAPSILMENLPVQVIDAAQSIIAMDPPRHTGLRRLLASAFTPKQMRRIEDQIHANAARVVDNLIQKAKESPDGWVDFVAECASLLPMHNINDMMGIPDGQRQEAAEWMMKATSWGDPEYAETQDETIEMLFDAVVYMHDLAEDLIEQRRVNPGPDLFSSLVLAEVDGERLTNHEIGSFFVLLTIAGNDTTRQSIAHGLKALTDFPEQRAWLLEDLPNRMGTAVEEIVRWATPIATFRRTAARDCELDGVQITQGDKVVLFYSSANRDELAIERPHELDLSRHPNPHVGFGGGGIHHCLGNQLARFQVRALFSELLTRCPDIVAGEPEMTPSNFFHIVKRMPCRPFPA